From a single Alloactinosynnema sp. L-07 genomic region:
- a CDS encoding enoyl-CoA hydratase, which produces MTDGVPPSSAPADQADEVVTYEVRGAVARIRLNRPEYRNAQNSAMTYALDDALRRATDDDSVKVIVLSGTGKHFSAGHDIGTPGRDVDTSFDRRAVIWWDHVDKEGGDQRFARESEVYLGMCRRWREVPKPVIAMVHGACIAGGLMLAWSCDFIIASDDAFFSDPVVRMGIPGVEYFAHPWVMNPRAAKEFLFTGDRFSARRARELGMVNQVVPRDELESTVLAMAERIAAMPRFGLALTKKAVNQAEDLMGMRAGMDSVFGLHHFAHAHNAEVSTDSLGGLDARAMAAENKKQAGA; this is translated from the coding sequence ATGACCGACGGCGTCCCCCCGAGCAGCGCGCCCGCCGACCAGGCCGACGAGGTGGTCACCTATGAGGTGCGGGGTGCGGTGGCACGAATCCGGCTCAACCGCCCGGAGTACCGCAACGCGCAGAACTCCGCGATGACCTACGCCCTCGATGACGCCCTCAGGCGGGCCACCGACGACGACAGCGTCAAGGTGATCGTGCTCTCCGGCACCGGCAAGCACTTCTCCGCGGGCCACGACATCGGCACGCCGGGGCGCGACGTGGACACGTCCTTCGACCGCAGGGCGGTCATCTGGTGGGACCACGTCGACAAGGAGGGGGGCGACCAGCGCTTCGCGCGTGAGTCCGAGGTCTACCTGGGCATGTGCCGTCGGTGGCGGGAGGTGCCGAAGCCCGTCATCGCGATGGTGCACGGCGCCTGCATCGCGGGCGGACTCATGCTCGCCTGGTCCTGCGACTTCATCATCGCCTCCGACGACGCGTTCTTCTCCGACCCGGTGGTGCGGATGGGCATCCCGGGTGTCGAGTACTTCGCCCACCCGTGGGTGATGAACCCGCGCGCCGCCAAGGAGTTCCTCTTCACCGGAGACCGATTCTCCGCGCGGCGTGCGCGGGAACTCGGCATGGTCAACCAGGTGGTCCCGCGCGACGAGCTCGAGAGCACGGTGCTGGCGATGGCGGAGCGGATCGCCGCCATGCCGCGGTTCGGCCTCGCGCTCACCAAGAAGGCGGTCAACCAGGCCGAGGACCTCATGGGGATGCGCGCGGGCATGGACTCGGTGTTCGGCCTGCACCACTTCGCGCACGCCCACAACGCCGAGGTCTCCACGGACTCGCTCGGGGGTCTCGACGCCAGGGCCATGGCCGCCGAGAACAAGAAGCAGGCAGGCGCATGA
- a CDS encoding acyl-CoA dehydrogenase family protein, with protein MRFELTAEQRDFASALDALLTASDVVSTARAWALDGTDPGLKLWRRLADQGVFALLVPEEAGGLGAGDMELVVAAEVLGRHGVPGPWVESAAFLPVALTSGQAMAALAEGAVGTVASRPHTAQALDADVADHVYVAADGGLFAGKLGRRRSSIDGTRRLFEVTPDVAPFETVGAERLARAFDTAVLAVSGQLLGAGERLLADTVAFAGQRRQFGREIGSYQAVKHRLADVRIALDFARALLHGAALAAEDPASTRTKSRDVSAAKVATGDAAYLASRAALQVHGAIGYTRELDLSLWILKVRALQTAWGTPAFHRRRVLDALVGEA; from the coding sequence ATGAGGTTCGAGCTCACCGCCGAGCAGCGGGACTTCGCCTCCGCGCTGGACGCCCTGCTCACCGCTTCCGACGTGGTCTCGACCGCCCGGGCCTGGGCGCTCGACGGCACCGACCCCGGGCTGAAGCTCTGGCGGCGGCTGGCCGACCAGGGAGTATTCGCGCTCCTCGTGCCCGAGGAGGCAGGCGGTCTTGGCGCGGGCGACATGGAGTTGGTGGTCGCGGCCGAGGTCCTGGGGCGGCACGGGGTTCCGGGTCCGTGGGTCGAGTCCGCCGCCTTCCTCCCGGTCGCGCTCACGTCCGGGCAGGCGATGGCCGCGCTGGCCGAGGGCGCGGTGGGGACGGTCGCCTCGCGTCCGCACACCGCTCAGGCACTCGACGCCGACGTCGCCGACCACGTGTATGTCGCCGCGGACGGAGGGCTCTTCGCGGGGAAACTCGGCAGGCGCAGGTCTTCGATCGACGGCACCCGCAGGCTGTTCGAGGTGACCCCGGACGTCGCGCCGTTCGAGACGGTCGGCGCCGAGCGGCTCGCGCGGGCCTTCGACACCGCTGTGCTGGCCGTCTCGGGCCAGCTGCTGGGCGCGGGCGAGCGGCTGCTCGCCGACACGGTGGCCTTCGCCGGGCAGCGCAGGCAGTTCGGTCGCGAGATCGGGTCGTACCAGGCCGTCAAGCACCGGCTGGCGGACGTGAGGATCGCCCTCGACTTCGCCCGCGCCCTGCTCCACGGCGCGGCCCTGGCCGCAGAGGACCCGGCCTCGACGCGGACGAAATCCCGCGACGTCTCCGCCGCGAAGGTCGCCACCGGCGACGCGGCGTACCTCGCATCCCGGGCTGCCCTGCAGGTGCACGGTGCGATCGGCTACACCCGCGAGCTCGACCTGAGCCTGTGGATCCTGAAGGTGCGGGCCCTCCAGACGGCGTGGGGCACGCCTGCCTTCCACCGCCGACGGGTCCTCGACGCCCTCGTCGGGGAGGCCTGA
- a CDS encoding acyl-CoA dehydrogenase family protein, producing MEFGLSEEQRGLAATIRTLLARRADSAAVRSATESGPGYDVGLWQTLCGQIGAAALAIPEKYDGAGFTLFETGIVMDELGRSLAPSPLLASVIAAEALLASEDEAARERLLPRIAAGSVATLAWQGPSTAAPGDEPVRAQADRLTGSVCHVLLGDASDVLLVAAETATGQALFEVAPSAVAWTSTPAMDTTLRLAVATFDDTPGVRLTGDAGAALRRAHLAGTAGVAALQLGCARRALEMTVDYAKTRVQFGRPIGSFQALKHRMADMLVQVETTRSVVWAAMYAVATGAPDAEELVHVAASYAGEALHDLAAETIQLHGGIAITWEHDAQMLFKRAHALGQLFGQPHQHRALLAL from the coding sequence ATGGAGTTCGGGCTCTCCGAAGAGCAGCGGGGGTTGGCGGCCACCATCCGCACCCTCCTTGCCAGACGCGCCGACAGCGCGGCCGTTCGTAGCGCCACCGAATCAGGGCCCGGGTACGACGTCGGCCTGTGGCAGACGCTCTGCGGGCAGATCGGTGCCGCGGCACTGGCGATCCCCGAGAAGTACGACGGTGCCGGGTTCACGCTGTTCGAGACCGGCATCGTGATGGACGAGCTGGGCCGATCCCTCGCGCCCTCACCGCTGCTCGCATCGGTCATCGCCGCGGAGGCCCTGCTGGCGTCGGAGGACGAAGCGGCGAGGGAACGCCTCCTGCCTCGGATCGCCGCGGGCTCGGTCGCGACCCTGGCCTGGCAGGGGCCGTCAACGGCGGCCCCTGGGGACGAACCGGTCCGGGCCCAGGCTGACCGCCTCACCGGCTCCGTCTGTCACGTCCTCCTCGGCGATGCGTCCGACGTCTTGCTGGTCGCGGCGGAGACGGCGACCGGGCAGGCCCTGTTCGAGGTGGCGCCGTCGGCGGTCGCGTGGACCTCGACGCCCGCGATGGACACCACCCTGCGGCTCGCCGTGGCCACGTTCGACGACACGCCCGGCGTGCGACTCACCGGCGACGCGGGTGCGGCGCTGCGGCGGGCGCACCTCGCAGGCACGGCAGGCGTCGCGGCTCTCCAACTCGGCTGCGCCCGGAGGGCCCTGGAGATGACGGTCGACTACGCCAAGACGCGCGTCCAGTTCGGCCGCCCGATCGGTTCATTCCAGGCACTCAAGCACCGCATGGCGGACATGCTGGTGCAGGTGGAGACGACTCGCTCGGTGGTGTGGGCCGCGATGTACGCCGTGGCAACGGGTGCGCCCGACGCCGAGGAGCTGGTGCACGTCGCGGCGTCGTACGCCGGTGAGGCACTCCACGACCTCGCCGCCGAGACCATCCAGCTGCATGGCGGCATCGCGATCACCTGGGAGCACGACGCCCAGATGCTCTTCAAGCGCGCCCATGCCCTCGGGCAGCTCTTCGGACAACCACACCAACACCGGGCGCTGCTCGCGCTCTGA
- a CDS encoding sulfite exporter TauE/SafE family protein: MAELLLVAGIAGLVFLLAAVTQAVSGFGSAMVAVPLLAIAVGPATAVVAATLVSLPLTAGAWRRERAHVDGRLARVLTLAGVLGMPLGLFALTRLDDRSLTALVGVGLLVVVALMWRDVTLPAGRGSLWASGVTSGLLLTSTGMNGPPLVLSLQGAGLAPRRFRATLQAVFCVQDLVAVAAFALTDHLDATTWAAAAGGVAGLPVGWAIGNRIFGTLSPERFRAVVLAGLVVTAAVALGNAFLRS, translated from the coding sequence GTGGCTGAGCTCCTGCTCGTGGCGGGCATCGCGGGACTGGTGTTCCTGCTCGCGGCGGTGACGCAGGCGGTGAGCGGCTTCGGGTCCGCCATGGTGGCGGTCCCGTTGCTGGCCATCGCGGTCGGGCCCGCCACGGCCGTCGTGGCCGCCACCCTCGTCAGCCTGCCGCTCACCGCCGGTGCCTGGCGGCGCGAGCGTGCGCACGTCGACGGGCGCCTGGCTCGGGTGCTCACGCTCGCGGGCGTGCTCGGGATGCCACTGGGGCTCTTCGCCCTCACCCGGCTCGACGACCGGTCACTGACCGCCCTGGTCGGCGTAGGGCTGCTCGTCGTGGTCGCCCTGATGTGGCGCGACGTGACCCTGCCCGCGGGGCGAGGCTCGCTGTGGGCCTCGGGCGTCACCAGTGGCCTGCTGCTGACCTCCACCGGGATGAACGGGCCCCCGCTGGTCCTGTCGCTGCAGGGCGCCGGGCTGGCGCCGCGCCGGTTCCGGGCGACGCTCCAGGCGGTGTTCTGCGTTCAGGACCTCGTGGCGGTGGCAGCCTTCGCCCTGACCGATCATCTGGACGCCACCACCTGGGCGGCCGCCGCAGGGGGAGTTGCCGGTCTGCCCGTGGGCTGGGCGATCGGCAACCGAATCTTCGGCACGCTCTCGCCGGAGCGGTTCCGGGCAGTGGTCCTCGCGGGGCTCGTCGTGACCGCGGCGGTCGCCCTCGGCAACGCCTTCCTCAGGTCGTAG
- a CDS encoding MaoC/PaaZ C-terminal domain-containing protein, giving the protein MNAGDWAGRGLGTRVVSYTDRDPILYALALGVSPSRLDLVFEERLRVLPTFGLTLAQWAPDALGSSRAFDTSTAVHGAQRLRVLAPLPRAGEVTMAARVSAVWDKGAAAVFDVEVSSDFFVATWSIFAPGCGGFGGERGPRAADRPEGDPDQDLGVTTTAQQPALYRLLGDRHAMHVDPAAAAAAGMPRPFMHGLCTIGMAVVALADSLGVHPASLTELSGRFAAPVFPGDTLRVQGWNDGHRVAFEATVDGHPAVTAGHVGFGG; this is encoded by the coding sequence GTGAACGCGGGCGACTGGGCGGGCCGCGGCCTCGGTACCCGAGTGGTGTCGTACACCGACCGCGACCCGATCCTCTACGCACTGGCCCTCGGCGTCTCGCCGTCCCGCCTGGACCTTGTCTTCGAGGAGCGGCTGCGGGTGCTGCCCACGTTCGGGCTCACCCTGGCGCAGTGGGCGCCGGACGCGCTCGGCTCGTCGCGGGCCTTCGACACCAGCACGGCCGTACATGGCGCGCAGCGGCTGCGAGTGCTCGCACCGCTGCCGCGGGCGGGTGAGGTCACTATGGCCGCACGCGTCAGCGCGGTCTGGGACAAGGGCGCGGCCGCGGTCTTCGACGTCGAGGTGAGCAGCGACTTCTTCGTGGCGACCTGGTCGATCTTCGCGCCAGGGTGCGGAGGCTTCGGCGGCGAGCGCGGCCCCCGGGCGGCCGACCGCCCGGAGGGCGACCCCGACCAGGACCTAGGTGTCACGACGACGGCACAGCAGCCCGCGCTCTACCGGCTGCTCGGCGACCGCCATGCCATGCATGTCGACCCGGCGGCCGCGGCCGCGGCAGGCATGCCGCGGCCGTTCATGCACGGCCTCTGCACAATCGGGATGGCCGTGGTCGCCCTCGCCGACAGCCTGGGGGTGCATCCCGCGTCCCTGACCGAGCTTTCCGGCCGGTTCGCGGCCCCGGTCTTCCCCGGCGACACCCTGCGGGTCCAGGGATGGAACGACGGGCACCGGGTGGCCTTCGAGGCAACGGTGGACGGCCATCCCGCGGTCACAGCCGGTCATGTCGGCTTCGGTGGCTGA